From Hyphomicrobiales bacterium:
TCGCCCTCCATCGGTTTGGCCCGCGTTTCCGGCAGGTCGATGGGCACGCCGACGGTCAAAAGCGGCGCGGCGACCATGAAAATGATCAGCAGCACCAGCATGACGTCAACGAGCGGCGTGACGTTGATTTCGCTCATCGGCGCCGAACGGCGCCGGCGTCCACGACGCCGTCCGCCACTGCCGCCCGAGCTTTGCAGTCCTGCGCCCATGGCTCAGCTCCGCTCGTCGATCTGCCGCGACAGGATGGCGGAAAACTCGTCCGCGAAGGCTTCCATGCGCGAACCGAGATGGTTCACCTGGGAGGAAAACTTGTTGTAGGCGATGACGGCCGGGATGGCGGCGAGCAGCCCGAGCGCGGTCGCGAACAGCGCTTCCGCGATACCCGGCGCGACGACCGCGAGATTGGTGTTCTTCGACGCCGCGATCGCCTGGAAGCTGGTCATGATGCCCCACACCGTGCCGAACAGGCCGATGAAGGGCGAGGCCGAGCCGACCGTCGCCAGCACCAGAAGCCGCCGCTCGAGCGTTTCCATCTCGCGCGTGATCGTCACGTCGAGCACCTTGTCGACGCGCATGTTGAGACCGCCGATGGCAGGCCGTCCGCCCTCGTGGCTGCGCTTCCACTCGCGCATCGCCGCGACGAACACCGCGGCCAGACCGTTGTTGGCCCGCGCCGACAGCGTCCGGTACAGCTCCTCGAGCGACTGGCCCGACCAGAAGATCTTCTCGAACCGGTCCATCTGCACCTTGGTGCGCGTGTACAGGATCGACTTGTCGACAATGATCGCCCAGCACCACACAGATGCCAGAAGCAGCCCGATCATCACGATCTTGACGACGATATGCGCGTCCCAGAACAGGCTGATCAGGGACAGGTCGCCAACAGGGGCGGCAATCGCCGACTGGGCCACATCCATCGGATTCATCTTGGAGAACCTTTCATCCGTCTAGCAATCGAACGAGCAATCAAACCAGAACCAAAGTCCCCGGCGTCTCGTTTGCCGATCACTTGCTCGGGCCGCCTGGCAATGACAAGTCGTACTGCGAATGCAGGCGCCTCTCTGACCGTTAATTTTGTCAAAACTAGGAACTACGGCCTGAGGCAAAGGTCTGGCGGCACACCGGATCGAGCAAGACATTGTCAGGGTTAATGTAGCCTTAAGATTACGGATTCGGGCCCGGGTTTGAAGGCTTTTCGAGCCGGGCGCGAAGTTCGGCGGGCAATCGCACCGGCCGTCCGCGCGCATCGATGGCCGCCGCCGTCACCGCCGCGGCGATCAGAATGTCGCCACCGCGCGACACCGTCTGATCGATGAAGAAGCGCGCGCCGCGGATCTCGCGCGACCAGGTCGTCACCGTCAGCACGTCGTCGATCCGCGCCGGCGCGCGGAAATCGATCTCCATATGGCGGACGACGAAGGCAACCGCTGGCGGGCCGTCGCCATCGGCCAGTTCGTTATGGTGCACGCCGAGCAGACGCAGGAAATCGGAGCGGCCGCGCTCCATGAATTTCAGATAGTTGGAATGATAGACGACGCCGGAGAAATCGGTGTCCTCATAGTAGACGCGCACCGCCAGAACATGCCGCCCGTTCTCGATCCGCCCGGCCAGATCCGGCCATTCGTCCGGCACGCCATCTGCACTCATCGCACCCTGTCCCATACCGCTCAGTCGTCGGCGCGCAGCCGCGCCTCAAGCTCCGATTCCATCACCGACAGCGCCCGTCCGCGCAGGGCCGACGCCGCGAAGTGATAGTAGTTCACCCGGCACACGACATCGGTATGAAGGGCCGTCCGTCCGTCGTCCTCGAGATCGACCCAGGCGAGGATCGGCATGTCGTATTTGGTCGCGTCGGCGCACACCCAGTGCTTGTCCGACAGCACCATCACCATTTCCTTCAGCCCCGGCAGCTCGAGCCGCATCGGCGACCCCCAGCGGCCGCGCGCACGCCGCCACAGATTGTAGGTCGCAGCCGCGATCCGGTCCGGCCTCCTGGCCATCACCGGAATGTCGGCAAGCCGTTGGTCCATGTCGATCAGGGTCTTCAATCCTCCCCGTCGGATCCGTTCGAGAACGTCTGCAACAGGTCGTATTGTGCCGCATTGCCGGCCGGCATGGCCAGCCCGAGATGGGAAAAGGCGCGCGGCGTCAGCAAGCGTCCGCGCGGGGTGCGCTGCACGAAGCCCTTCTGAATGAGGAACGGCTCGACGATTTCCTCGATCGCATCCCGCGGTTCCGACAGGGCGGCTGCAATCGTGTCGATGCCAACCGGGCCGCCGCCGAAATTCTCCGCGATCATGGTGAGATAACGCCGGTCGAGCATGTCGAGCCCCATTCCGTCGACGTCGAGCCGGCGTAGCGCCGTATCCGCCGCCTCGCGGTCGATGGCGTCCTTGCCGGCAACGGAGGCAAAGTCGCGCACCCGCCGCAGCAGCCGCCCGGCGATACGCGGGGTACCGCGCGAACGGGTCGCGATCTCGCGCGCGCCATCCTCGGTCATGCCGATGCCCATGATCCGCGCGCCGCGCTTGATGATGTGTTCGAGTTCAGCGACCGTGTAGAATTCGAGCCGCACGGGGATGCCGAACCGGTCGCGCAGGGGTGTCGTCAGAAGCCCGAGCCGGGTTGTCGCGCCAACCAGCGTGAATTTCGACAAATCGATCCGCACCGAGCGCGCCGCCGGGCCCTCGCCGATGATCAGGTCGAGCTGGAAATCCTCCATCGCCGGATAGAGGATTTCCTCGACCGCCGGATTGAGCCGGTGGATCTCATCGATGAAGAGCACATCGTTCTCTTCCAGATTGGTCAAAAGCGCCGCGAGATCCCCCGCCTTGGCGATCACCGGGCCGGAGGTGGCGCGGAAATTGACGCCGAGTTCGCGCGACACGATCTGCGCCAGCGTCGTCTTGCCGAGCCCCGGCGGGCCGACGAACAGCACGTGATCGAGCGCGTCGGAACGGCTGCGGGCCGCCTCGATGAAGACTTTCAGATTGGATCGCGCCTGCGCCTGACCGACGAAATCGTCGAGCGTTTGCGGCCGCAGACTGGCGTCCGCGTCTTCCGGGCGTTCGTCGGCGCTGATGAGTCGGTCGGTCATAGGCTCCATTCCAACGCGATCTCGTCCCGCATGGGAAGCCCGTCGCGACCGGTCAAGGGGATATCGGGATGTCTCTGGCGCGCTTCGTCGAGGCTGCCGGGGGTAAGCGCAACGATCCGCCCGCCCCGCTTCTGCAGGAAACGTAGCGCCTCCGTCGCGTCATTGCCGATGACGGCGCGCAGCCGCGCACAGCCGCGTTTCCTCGCCTCGAACAGGAGATGCGCGACAAGCGCGGTGCCCGCCCCCTCGCGTGTATCGAGGCTGTCGAGCGACAAGAGCCGGCAGGTGTCACCCTCGACGATGAAGGTTGCGAAGACCTTGGTCAGTTCCTGCTTGTCGCGCCCGCGCACAGCTTCGACCGCGTCCGGCGCGTAGACTTTCCCCTCGGCATAGAGCGGCGCAGAGCCGCGCCGCTGGCGCAGGAAGGATGCGATCCGTCCGGCATCCGTCTCGGCAACGATGGTCAGCGCTGCCGTCACTTCGCCAGTTCCTTGAGCGCCAGCCGGATCAGCGTCTGCGTATTTGCCTCTTCGCCAGCCTCACGGCGCGCAGCCGCGACCGCCGCGCTCGCCTGCACCTGCGCATAGCCGAGATTGACGAGAGCCGAGACGGCATCGGCGACAGGCTGCGGCGCGCGCTTGTCTTCCAGATCGCCGGCAAGCTGCACCAGACCCGGATCGACATCGGCAAAGCCCGGCGCCTTTTCCTTCAGCTCGGAGCAGATGCGCTCGGCAACCTTCTTGCCGACCCCCGGCGCGCGCGAAATCTGCGCGGTGTCCTTCAACGCAATCGCCGACGCCAGATCGCCCGGCTTCAACACACCGAGCACGGCGAGCGCCACCTTGGCGCCAACGCCCTGCACCGTCATCAACAGGCGGAACCATTCGCGCTCGCTCGCCGACAGGAAGCCGTAGAGCCGGATCATGTCCTCGCGCACCACAGTCTCGATGGAAAGCGACGCCGCCTCCCCCGCCGACGGCAGCGACTGCAGCACGCGGGCCGGGCAGAACACTTCGTAGCCGACCCCGCCGACATCGAGGATCACGGTATCGTCGCCGAAACTGTCGACGATGCCTTTCAGTTTTCCAATCATGACGTGCCGATCAAGAGGCCGAAGCCGGGTGAAGCGAAAGCGCGAAACGCGCCGCCAGCTTCGTTCGCGCGTGAGAACATGTCAAGAACGAAAGCTTTCTTTGCACAGCCTGCACCCGTCCCGCAGCGAGCCGAAATCGATCCGGCAAATGCAGTTTTCATTCCACCGGGACATTCCGCGCACTTGCCAAACGCGACACAATCGAACCCGATACGGTGCTGGGGTGAATGGGAGGCATTCACATGCGCACGATTTGGTTTGCGGCTCTGTTCCTGGCGGCAGGCGCCACCGCCGCCACCGCGCAATCGCTCGATGGATTCCTGGGCGGCATGCTCAACGGCTGCCAGATGTCGTCGGAATTCGAGGACTTCACGCAGTCGCTCGCCGACGAGGCGGCCGGTAGCGGCATGATCCGCGTTCCGCCGCGGGTCAAGGATGCCATCGGCGGCGCCGATATCCAGGACCGCGAGGATCACTATCTGATCTCCGTGCCCGTGACCGCGACCTGGAAGGGTCTGCCGCTGAGCGGCATCACCTATTTCCTCGGCAAGGAAAACGGCATTTACGGTTGGCAGGTACTGTTTGCTGCGACGGCTGAACAGGTCGACGCGACGTTCGGCGCGGACGAAAAGCGCTCCCGCGCAATATTGCTGAAGAACGACCCAATGGGAGCGTTTTCGCCCGACAGCGTCAAGATCGGCAAGACGTCCGACGGCGTGCCCTACTTCCTCTGCGATCTGTCGAACTGAGAATACCTTCCGGCCACCATCAGACCGTCAGCCCGCGCGGCCAAGGACCTTCCTGTGCTGCGCGTGGCAGAGCGCAATTGCCAGCGCGTCCGCCGCGTCGTCGCTGTCGAAGGTCGCCTTCGGCAGCAGCATCTTGACCATCATGCGGATCTGCTTCTTGTCGGCATGCCCGACGCCGACAATGGTCTTTTTCACCGCGTTCGGCGCGTATTCGGCAACGCTCAAGCCGGCCTGCGCCGGAACCAAGAGCGCGATGCCGCGCGCCTGACCGAGCTTCAGCGTCGCCGCCGCATCCTTGTTGACGAAGGTCTGCTCGACGGCGGCCTCTTCCGGCGCGAAGCGCTCCAGAACCACGCTCAGCTCCCGATGCAGCACCAGCAGCCGCGCGGCGAGTTCACCGTCGAGCGGCGCCTTCACCGTGCCCGCATCGACGAAGGTCAGCAGCGAGCCGGTCACCTCGATTACGCCCCAGCCTGTGCGCCGAAGCCCCGGATCGATACCGATGATGCGAGTGGTCGTGGTCATGCCTGTCCGAAAACCGTTGCGGCCGAATCGCCCCAGTGTAGTCCCGAAACCGGTCTGCGAAGTTTCGCGGCAAAACGCAATTCGCCGGAACAGCCTCAAGAAAGTTCGATCTTCGTACGCAAAGGGACTGGCGCAATTTCCAAATGCACAATAACAAGGCAACGAAGATGAATTATTGGGCAGGATTCGCCGCTTCCATGACCGAGCCGCACCGCAAGCAGCATCGTCACTCGCCGCGCCCGCCCGTGTCGCAGATGATCCGCAGTCTCGTGGGCGCGCTGCTCGGCATTGGCCTCCTTGCCGCCATCGACCAGTTTTTCCTGAGCGACGCCGATCTGACCTTCGTCATCGGTGCTTTCGGCGCCACCGCCGTGCTCGTCTTCGGCGCGCCATCGAGCCCGCTCGCCCAGCCCTACAACGTCGTTGTCGGCCACATGATATCGGCGGCAATCGGCGTGGCGGCCTTCAAACTCGTCGGCGACGCGAACTGGTTTTCCGCCGCCCTCGCCGTTTCCTTTGCCATCGTCGCCATGCAGGCGACCCGCAGCGTTCACCCGCCCGGTGGTGCGTCCGCGCTGATCGCCGTCGTCGCCTCACCGCAGATCCACGCGCTCGGCTTTCTCTACGTTCTGTATCCGGTTGCGCTGGGCGCCGTCGTGCTGGTCTGCGTCTCGCTCGTCTCCAACAATCTGTTCAACGACCAGCGCTGGCCGATTTTCTGGTTCTAATACCTATCCGGTACGGCGAAGCCTGATACAACGGAACGCACGGAGCGGCTTGCCGAGCCGCAATTGTCCGAATGCGCACCCGCAAACGCCACAACCCTTAAGACCGGACACCACACCCATGTCGTTCGTTTTCGAACCGGCTTTTGCCGTTCTCGCCCTTGCCGTCGTCACGGCGGGGTTGGTGCGCGGATTTTCGGGGTTCGGCACCGGGCTTATCTTCATGCCGGTCGCCTCCAGCGTCATCGACCCGTTGATGGCCATCGTCATCGCCTGGGCGATCGACACGCTGCCGACCGCGCCGATCGTCATCCCGGCGCTGAAGCGCTGCACGTGGAAGACCATCCGCCCGATGCTGGTCGGTGCTTTCGTCGCCCTGCCGCTCGGCGTCGCCGCGTTGCGTTATGCCGATCCGGTTCCGGCGCGCTGGGCAATCAGCCTGCTGACCCTCGGCTTTGCGCTCGTGCTGTGGTCCGGCTGGCGCTACCGCTCCAAGCCGCCGACGCCGCTCGTGCTTGGCGTTGGCGCAACGGCCGGCTTCCTTGGCGGCTTTGCCGGCATTCCCGGCCCGCCGGTGATCCTGTTCTGGATGTCGAGCGCGGCAGCGGCCATCGCGCGTGCCAACATCATCGTCTTTTTCGCCGTGCTGACGGTGTTTTCGGGCAGCAACTACTTCCTGCAGGGCCTGTTCACGAAAGAAGCGCTGCTGCACGGTCTTGCGCTGGCGCCGATCTATTTCCTCGCATTGGTCGCCGGCAACAAGCTGTTCCCCTACGCCGCCGAGGAAACCTACCGCCGCATCGCGTTCTCGCTGATCATCCTGTCGGCGATCATCGGCCTTCCGGCGCTCGATGCAATTTTGCGGTAATCACTAGCGGAACTCGCCCACCCGCTTGATGCGGTAGGCCGCCTCGCCGATCTCCATGCCTTCGGTCGCGACAGAGAACGAAACTCCGAGCGGGTGACTGCCGATCTCGGCCAGATCGATCCGCTCAAGCGTGAAGCGATCGGCGCGGAAGGTTTCCGGGACAGCCGCCCCCGACACCCGCGCAAGAAAGTCTTCGGCAAACACAATGGCGCCGTCGAAATCGACCGCTTTCAGGTTCGCCCCGGAAAAATTCGGCCGCAGCAGCAGCGCGTTTCGGAACGTGCTGCCGGCGATCGAAGCATCGCGGAAGTCCGGCTCGATCAGCGCTGCCCCGTCGAAATCGATCGCCAATCCGTTGACGCGCGCGAAGGTCGTGCGGATGACCATCGAACCGGCAAAGTCCGCGCCGGCCATGTTGGTTT
This genomic window contains:
- a CDS encoding Holliday junction branch migration protein RuvA; the encoded protein is MIGKLKGIVDSFGDDTVILDVGGVGYEVFCPARVLQSLPSAGEAASLSIETVVREDMIRLYGFLSASEREWFRLLMTVQGVGAKVALAVLGVLKPGDLASAIALKDTAQISRAPGVGKKVAERICSELKEKAPGFADVDPGLVQLAGDLEDKRAPQPVADAVSALVNLGYAQVQASAAVAAARREAGEEANTQTLIRLALKELAK
- a CDS encoding crossover junction endodeoxyribonuclease RuvC, with translation MTTTTRIIGIDPGLRRTGWGVIEVTGSLLTFVDAGTVKAPLDGELAARLLVLHRELSVVLERFAPEEAAVEQTFVNKDAAATLKLGQARGIALLVPAQAGLSVAEYAPNAVKKTIVGVGHADKKQIRMMVKMLLPKATFDSDDAADALAIALCHAQHRKVLGRAG
- a CDS encoding HPP family protein — protein: MTEPHRKQHRHSPRPPVSQMIRSLVGALLGIGLLAAIDQFFLSDADLTFVIGAFGATAVLVFGAPSSPLAQPYNVVVGHMISAAIGVAAFKLVGDANWFSAALAVSFAIVAMQATRSVHPPGGASALIAVVASPQIHALGFLYVLYPVALGAVVLVCVSLVSNNLFNDQRWPIFWF
- the tolQ gene encoding protein TolQ gives rise to the protein MNPMDVAQSAIAAPVGDLSLISLFWDAHIVVKIVMIGLLLASVWCWAIIVDKSILYTRTKVQMDRFEKIFWSGQSLEELYRTLSARANNGLAAVFVAAMREWKRSHEGGRPAIGGLNMRVDKVLDVTITREMETLERRLLVLATVGSASPFIGLFGTVWGIMTSFQAIAASKNTNLAVVAPGIAEALFATALGLLAAIPAVIAYNKFSSQVNHLGSRMEAFADEFSAILSRQIDERS
- a CDS encoding sulfite exporter TauE/SafE family protein, encoding MSFVFEPAFAVLALAVVTAGLVRGFSGFGTGLIFMPVASSVIDPLMAIVIAWAIDTLPTAPIVIPALKRCTWKTIRPMLVGAFVALPLGVAALRYADPVPARWAISLLTLGFALVLWSGWRYRSKPPTPLVLGVGATAGFLGGFAGIPGPPVILFWMSSAAAAIARANIIVFFAVLTVFSGSNYFLQGLFTKEALLHGLALAPIYFLALVAGNKLFPYAAEETYRRIAFSLIILSAIIGLPALDAILR
- a CDS encoding Holliday junction branch migration DNA helicase RuvB, coding for MTDRLISADERPEDADASLRPQTLDDFVGQAQARSNLKVFIEAARSRSDALDHVLFVGPPGLGKTTLAQIVSRELGVNFRATSGPVIAKAGDLAALLTNLEENDVLFIDEIHRLNPAVEEILYPAMEDFQLDLIIGEGPAARSVRIDLSKFTLVGATTRLGLLTTPLRDRFGIPVRLEFYTVAELEHIIKRGARIMGIGMTEDGAREIATRSRGTPRIAGRLLRRVRDFASVAGKDAIDREAADTALRRLDVDGMGLDMLDRRYLTMIAENFGGGPVGIDTIAAALSEPRDAIEEIVEPFLIQKGFVQRTPRGRLLTPRAFSHLGLAMPAGNAAQYDLLQTFSNGSDGED
- the ybgC gene encoding tol-pal system-associated acyl-CoA thioesterase, which codes for MSADGVPDEWPDLAGRIENGRHVLAVRVYYEDTDFSGVVYHSNYLKFMERGRSDFLRLLGVHHNELADGDGPPAVAFVVRHMEIDFRAPARIDDVLTVTTWSREIRGARFFIDQTVSRGGDILIAAAVTAAAIDARGRPVRLPAELRARLEKPSNPGPNP